In a genomic window of Zingiber officinale cultivar Zhangliang chromosome 9B, Zo_v1.1, whole genome shotgun sequence:
- the LOC122022518 gene encoding dof zinc finger protein DOF1.7-like, translated as MGMESTGESRRRPAEGDSAPAAGGGRERCPRCESRDTKFCYYNNYNMSQPRHFCKCCRRYWTLGGALRNVPIGGASRKRFHPWPNPAECRPGRNLPPPPLSGLVGLSSDLPAGHGSLLPGGAELMRLDEPFLPGLGLGLGIGCGSGAAEEMASFGLGHGMLWGTHSLLDESGDAWRVGSGVGGVDYFVTSGPATSGVRTDLAVSEPADAGGAPVSDFH; from the coding sequence ATGGGGATGGAGAGTACAGGGGAATCTCGGAGGCGGCCGGCGGAGGGGGATTCAGCGCCGGCGGCGGGAGGCGGAAGGGAGCGGTGCCCTCGGTGCGAGTCGCGGGACACCAAGTTTTGTTACTACAACAACTACAACATGTCGCAGCCCCGGCACTTCTGCAAGTGCTGCCGTCGCTACTGGACGCTCGGCGGCGCGCTCCGCAACGTCCCCATCGGCGGGGCCTCCCGAAAGCGCTTCCATCCCTGGCCGAATCCGGCCGAGTGCCGGCCAGGCCGAAACCTTCCCCCGCCCCCGCTATCTGGCTTGGTAGGGCTCTCCTCGGATTTGCCGGCCGGCCACGGGTCGCTGCTCCCCGGCGGCGCAGAACTCATGCGGCTGGACGAGCCTTTCCTGCCCGGTCTGGGGCTGGGTCTCGGGATCGGGTGCGGCTCCGGGGCGGCGGAGGAGATGGCCAGCTTCGGCCTTGGCCACGGCATGCTGTGGGGGACTCACTCGCTTCTCGACGAGTCCGGAGACGCGTGGCGTGTGGGAAGTGGCGTCGGTGGCGTAGACTACTTCGTGACGTCGGGTCCGGCAACCTCCGGGGTTCGGACTGACCTCGCAGTTTCCGAACCAGCCGACGCAGGCGGCGCTCCGGTCAGTGACTTCCATTAG
- the LOC122025501 gene encoding zinc finger protein BRUTUS-like, with product MATPLAGDGVLALIPQEVVNSIDPVQSSPAPAVATATFGGLPERSPILIFVYFQKAIRSELDRLHRGAVSLATDGSGDVHSLAERCVFLYDIYQHHCNAEDAVIFPALDIRVKNVARTYSIEHKGESHLFYDVFVLLVSHVKNEDHIRRELALRIESTKISFGQHMPKEEKQVFVSEDHFRRELASCTGVIKTSLSQHMSKEEEQVFPLLMEKYSFEEQADLVWEFLCTIPVNMMTKFFPWLSSCISSDEHQHVLNYLKNIIPKEKILKQVIFTWIEDRSMTNKGEMCVDDFHSHSSLSGWSDDYTERHVYPSILSKSGKRKHNDSDGQGPDHLELYPIDEILNWHNAIKEELHDIAEDARKIQNSGYFSDLSAFNRRLQFIADVCIFHSYAEDQVIFPAVLDRMEPLLQEHANEKLQFNKFRCLIEEVQSAGAISSSVEFYSELCSHADQIMDTIQKHFHNEEAEVLPLVRMHFPPEKQRNLLFRSLCVMPLKLLEHVLPWFVAKLSDNDASTFLQNMHLAASSSETALVTLFSGWACKGRNEDINNAGKFVCFSSKAISCFSLDDTADTPEDCGDKCACACLLGCKKDVTSTENNARPVKRGNFSDVCGNSNDGNPSESNGIESALCNKKSCCVPGLGVSNSNIGLSTLDASKSLLISSYNSHAPSIKSSLFIPDMELNSCSKENTLRPIDNIFQFHKAICKDVKYLDDESGNLIPYDEAVLRQFIGRFRLLWGLYRAHSNAEDDIVFPALESRETLHNVSHSYTLDHKQEEKLFNDISELLSELSQHHDALGTINCKDTANGSESGSSHQVIDCTRKHNELVTKLQGMCKSLRVTLDNHVFREELELWPLFDKHFSVEEQDKIVGRIIGTTGAEVLQSMLPWVTSALSQEEQNKMMNTWKKATKNTMFNEWLDEWWKDTSSSATSATECSSLSKATECQEGLEQNDQMFKPGWKDIFRMNQSELESEIRKVSRDPTLDPRRKAYLMQNLMTSRWIAAQQKLPQARTEEASDEESIPGCSPSFRDPEKQILGCEHYKRNCKLVAACCNRLFTCRFCHDKVSDHSMDRKATSEMMCMRCLKVQPIGPTCKTPSCSGFSMAKYFCSICKFFDDERSVYHCPFCNLCRVGKGLGTDFFHCMTCNCCLGMKLKEHKCRERGLETNCPICCDFLFTSSAAVRALPCGHFMHSACFQAYTCSHYTCPVCSKSLGDMAVYFGMLDALLAAEELPEEYRDRCQDILCNDCGKKGTSPFHWLYHKCGFCGSYNTRVIKTDMSDCPTSH from the exons GTTATCTTTCCAGCTCTGGACATACGGGTCAAGAATGTGGCTAGAACATATTCTATTGAACATAAAGGGGAAAGCCATCTTTTCTATGATGTGTTTGTTTTGTTAGTTTCACATGTGAAAAATGAGGATCATATTCGGAGAGAACTTGCTCTTCGCATTGAATCTACAAAAATTTCATTCGGTCAGCATATGCCCAAGGAAGAGAAGCAAGTATTTGTTTCAGAGGATCATTTCCGAAGAGAACTAGCTTCTTGCACTGGAGTCATAAAAACATCACTCAGTCAACACATGTCTAAGGAAGAAGAGCAg GTCTTCCCCTTGCTTATGGAAAAGTATTCATTTGAAGAGCAGGCTGATTTGGTTTGGGAGTTTTTATGTACCATCCCTGTGAATATGATGACAAAGTTTTTTCCTTGGCTTTCATCATGTATTTCATCGGATGAACATCAGCATGTGCTCAACTATTTGAAGAACATAATACCCAAGGAAAAGATTCTGAAACAG GTAATATTCACTTGGATAGAAGACAGAAGCATGACCAACAAGGGTGAAATGTGTGTTGATGATTTTCATTCACATAGTTCTCTATCTGGCTGGTCTGATGATTATACTGAGAGGCATGTCTATCCATCTATTCTTTCTAAGTCTGGGAAGAGAAAACATAATGATTCAGATGGTCAAGGCCCAGATCATCTTGAGTTGTATCCAATAGATGAAATATTGAATTGGCATAATGCTATTAAGGAGGAATTACATGATATTGCAGAAGATGcaagaaaaatccaaaattcTGGCTATTTCTCAGACTTGTCTGCCTTCAACAGAAGGCTTCAATTTATTGCTGATGTATGCATCTTTCACAG TTATGCGGAGGATCAAGTGATATTTCCGGCAGTACTAGATAGAATGGAGCCCCTTCTTCAAGAGCATGCCAATGAAAAACTTCAGTTTAACAAGTTCAGGTGCTTAATTGAAGAAGTTCAGAGTGCAGGGGCTATTTCTTCTTCTGTAGAATTCTATTCAGAGTTGTGCTCACATGCTGATCAAATAATGGATACCATACAGAAACATTTTCATAACGAGGAAGCTGAG GTTCTTCCTTTAGTCAGGATGCATTTTCCTCCTGAAAAACAGCGAAATCTCTTGTTTAGAAGTTTGTGTGTTATGCCCTTGAAATTACTTGAACATGTTTTGCCGTGGTTTGTCGCAAAGTTAAGTGATAATGATGCAAGTACCTTTCTGCAGAATATGCACCTGGCAG CCTCGTCTTCTGAAACTGCACTGGTAACACTTTTCTCTGGTTGGGCATGCAAAGGTAGGAATGAGGATATTAATAATGCTGGAAAGTTTGTATGCTTCTCTTCCAAGGCAATAAGCTGCTTCTCGTTAGATGATACTGCTGATACACCGGAAGATTGCGGAGACAAATGTGCATGTGCTTGTCTACTTGGATGTAAGAAAGATGTAACATCCACTGAGAACAATGCTAGACCTGTTAAACGTGGCAACTTTTCAGACGTGTGTGGGAATTCCAATGATGGCAATCCTTCAGAAAGTAATGGCATCGAAAGCGCGCTGTGTAATAAAAAATCCTGCTGTGTTCCAGGGTTAGGAGTCTCTAACAGTAACATCGGATTAAGCACACTTGATGCATCAAAGTCTTTATTGATCTCGTCTTACAATTCTCATGCTCCTTCCATTAAATCCAGTCTGTTTATTCCAGATATGGAATTGAACTCATGCAGCAAAGAGAACACATTGAGGCCAATTGACAACATATTTCAATTTCATAAAGCAATTTGTAAAGATGTGAAATATTTGGATGATGAATCTGGAAATCTTATACCATATGACGAAGCCGTTCTTCGACAGTTCATTGGTAGATTTCGCTTATTATGGGGTTTATATAGAGCACATAGTAATGCTGAAGATGATATTGTCTTCCCTGCTTTAGAGTCAAGAGAAACTCTTCATAATGTAAGCCATTCATACACTCTGGATCACAAACAGGAGGAGAAGCTATTCAACGATATTTCCGAATTACTTTCAGAACTTTCACAACATCATGATGCCTTGGGAACAATCAATTGTAAAGATACTGCAAATGGAAGTGAATCTGGCTCTTCTCATCAGGTAATTGATTGCACAAGAAAGCATAATGAACTTGTCACTAAACTTCAAGGAATGTGCAAATCTCTTCGAGTTACTCTAGATAATCATGTCTTTAGAGAAGAACTTGAGTTATGGCCATTGTTTGACAAGCATTTTTCAGTGGAAGAGCAAGATAAGATTGTTGGTCGAATTATTGGAACAACGGGAGCAGAGGTCCTCCAATCAATGTTACCTTGGGTAACTTCTGCTCTGAGTCAAGAGGAACAGAATAAAATGATGAATACATGGAAGAAGGCAACCAAGAATACAATGTTTAATGAGTGGCTAGATGAGTGGTGGAAGGATACTTCCTCTTCAGCAACATCTGCAACAGAATGTTCTAGTCTTTCAAAAG CTACTGAGTGCCAAGAAGGTCTTGAGCAAAATGATCAAATGTTCAAGCCTGGTTGGAAGGATATATTTAGGATGAATCAGAGTGAGCTTGAATCAGAGATAAGGAAGGTTTCGAGAGATCCAACACTTGATCCAAGAAGAAAGGCATATCTTATGCAAAACTTGATGACAAG TCGGTGGATAGCTGCTCAGCAAAAATTACCACAAGCCAGAACTGAGGAGGCTTCAGATGAGGAAAGTATACCTGGGTGCTCTCCATCCTTTCGTGATCCAGAGAAGCAAATACTTGGTTGTGAGCACTACAAGAGGAACTGCAAACTCGTTGCTGCATGCTGTAACAGGTTATTCACCTGCAGATTTTGCCATGACAAAGTTAGTGATCATTCCATGGACAG AAAAGCAACGAGTGAAATGATGTGTATGCGTTGTCTGAAGGTTCAACCTATAGGCCCAACTTGCAAAACACCTTCCTGCAGTGGATTCTCAATGGCGAAGTACTTTTGCAGTATTTGCAAATTTTTTGATGATGAAAG GAGTGTGTACCATTGTCCATTTTGCAACTTGTGTCGTGTTGGAAAGGGACTTGGCACGGATTTCTTTCATTGTATGACATGCAATTGCTGCTTAGGAATGAAATTGAAGGAACACAAGTGCCGGGAAAGAGGTTTAGAAACAAATTGTCCTATTTGTTGTGACTTTTTATTCACATCAAGTGCAGCTGTAAGAGCTCTACCTTGTGGACATTTCATGCATTCAGCATGCTTCCAG GCTTACACATGCAGTCACTATACCTGTCCAGTTTGCAGCAAATCCTTGGGAGACATGGCT GTATACTTTGGCATGCTGGACGCTTTGTTGGCCGCTGAAGAACTTCCTGAAGAATACCGAGACCGATGCCAG GATATATTATGTAATGATTGCGGCAAAAAGGGCACATCCCCCTTCCACTGGCTTTATCACAAATGTGGTTTTTGTGGGTCTTACAATACTCGGGTGATCAAGACTGACATGTCAGATTGTCCTACCTCGCACTAG
- the LOC122023984 gene encoding 2-oxoisovalerate dehydrogenase subunit alpha 2, mitochondrial-like encodes MAGWLARSSTLARRLARTLSMTSPAAGGCLSSIRRHGTLKAGDTVLSRTDDPYRHQALDFPGGKVMFVPEMNFLPGSTSERINCYRVLDDNGQTFSKSKFQELSKEDAVKMYTDMVTLQVMDTIFYEAQRQGRISFYLTSIGEEAINVASAAALTIDDIVFPQYREPGVLLWRGFTLQEFANQCFGNKLDYGKGRQMPIHYGSNRLNYYTVSSPIATQIPHAVGAAYSLKMDGKKACTITYFGDGGTSEGDFHAALNFAAVMEVPVIFFCRNNGWAISTPTTEQFRSDGAVVRGQAYGIHSIRIDGNDALAVYSAVHAAREMAIRESRPILIEALTYRVGHHSTSDDSTKYRSTDEIEHWRTARDPVSKFRKWVEGNGWWSDVAEEEHRNNTRKELLRAIQMAERTQKPSLSELFTDVYDQVPRNLQEQERTLREIIKKNSNDYPSDVPV; translated from the exons ATGGCCGGCTGGCTCGCGAGATCCTCCACCTTGGCCCGCCGTCTGGCAAGGACGTTGTCGATGACTTCTCCGGCCGCAGGAGGATGCCTGAGTTCGATACGCCGCCATGGAACCTTGAAAGCGGGCGACACTGTGTTGTCTCGTACGGATGATCCTTACCGACATCAG GCGCTTGATTTTCCAGGAGGGAAGGTAATGTTTGTCCCTGAAATGAATTTTTTGCCAGGGTCTACCAGTGAGCGAATTAACTGCTACCGTGTTCTTGATGACAATGGACAAACATTCTCAAAGAGCAAATTCCAAGAG CTGAGCAAGGAAGATGCTGTGAAAATGTACACTGACATGGTCACTTTGCAAGTTATGGATACCATTTTCTATGAAGctcaaagacaaggaagaatttCCTTTTATCTTACCTCAATTGGTGAGGAAGCTATTAATGTTGCATCAGCTGCTGCACTAACAATAGATGATATCGTCTTTCCTCAA TACAGGGAGCCTGGTGTGCTTTTGTGGCGTGGCTTCACTCTTCAAGAGTTTGCAAATCAATGTTTTGGCAATAAACTAGACTATGGTAAAGGACGTCAAATGCCAATCCACTATGGATCTAACCGTCTCAATTACTACACAGTGTCATCACCTATTGC AACACAGATTCCTCATGCTGTTGGAGCTGCTTATTCGCTTAAGATGGATGGCAAAAAGGCATGCACTATCACATACTTTGGAGATGGTGGCACCAGTGAG GGAGATTTCCATGCTGCTTTAAACTTTGCTGCTGTAATGGAGGTACCTGTCATCTTCTTTTGCCGCAACAATGGTTGGGCCATAAGCACCCCTACGACAGAGCAATTCCGAA GTGATGGTGCTGTCGTTCGAGGACAGGCCTATGGAATTCATAGTATTCGCATTGATGGCAATGATGCTCTTGCTGTCTATAGTGCAGTTCATGCTGCTCGTGAAATGGCCATCCGTGAATCCAGGCCAATTTTAATTGAG GCACTCACATACAGGGTGGGTCATCACTCTACATCAGATGACTCCACCAAGTATCGTTCCACAGATGAGATAGAACACTGGAGAACTGCTCGAGATCCAGTGTCAAAGTTCAGAAAATGGGTTGAAGGAAATGGTTGGTGGAGCGATGTTGCGGAAGAGGAGCATAGAAACAATACCAGGAAGGAG TTATTGCGAGCTATTCAGATGGCAGAGAGAACTCAAAAGCCATCATTGAGCGAGCTATTCACCGATGTGTACGACCAAGTTCCTCGAAACCTGCAGGAGCAAGAGAGAACTCTGCGAGAAATAATCAAGAAGAATTCTAATGATTATCCATCCGATGTACCTGTGTGA